In the genome of Deinococcus deserti VCD115, one region contains:
- a CDS encoding tripartite tricarboxylate transporter substrate binding protein, with product MKITPKQGLMTATALLVSLSLLSSTASSQSRKVTFPEKGKTIQIIVGFAAGGSTDVGARLLAKGLEKELGVPVVIVNRPGAGGQLGYVALTQAKPDGYTIGNTNFPSAVVTYLDPARQATYKRNDFIPLALHVVDPGLFAVRKDSPYKSLKDVIAAAKANPGKITISTTGLQTDEHFAILQLEKMAGVKFAPVHFSQGIASATTALLGGKIDVFAGNVGDLLGQYKAGEVRILGVMDDRRSPFYPNVPTFAAYGYKLENSASRGFAAPAGTPTEVVNVLSKAIQKVASSEAHKQEMKNLGLTLRYMTPAKYRAYWSTYETDIQDLLPLSRQ from the coding sequence ATGAAAATCACCCCCAAGCAAGGCCTGATGACTGCCACCGCCCTCCTCGTCTCCCTGAGCCTGTTGTCTTCCACCGCTTCCAGCCAGTCGCGTAAGGTTACGTTCCCGGAGAAAGGCAAGACCATTCAGATCATCGTGGGGTTCGCCGCTGGTGGCAGCACCGACGTTGGCGCGCGACTGCTCGCCAAAGGCCTGGAAAAGGAACTGGGCGTACCGGTCGTGATCGTAAACCGCCCCGGCGCGGGTGGTCAGCTCGGCTACGTCGCCCTGACGCAGGCCAAGCCCGACGGGTACACCATCGGGAACACGAACTTCCCGTCCGCCGTGGTGACGTACCTCGACCCAGCGCGTCAGGCCACCTACAAACGCAACGATTTCATCCCGCTGGCCCTGCATGTGGTGGACCCCGGCCTGTTTGCCGTCCGGAAAGACAGCCCGTACAAGAGCCTCAAGGACGTGATCGCGGCCGCCAAAGCCAACCCTGGAAAGATCACCATCTCCACCACCGGACTTCAGACCGATGAGCATTTCGCGATTCTGCAACTCGAGAAGATGGCCGGCGTGAAGTTCGCCCCGGTGCACTTCTCGCAGGGAATTGCTTCCGCCACCACCGCCCTGCTGGGTGGGAAAATTGACGTGTTCGCCGGGAATGTCGGTGATCTCCTCGGCCAGTACAAGGCCGGTGAGGTGCGCATCCTGGGCGTGATGGACGACCGGCGCAGCCCGTTCTACCCGAACGTCCCCACGTTCGCCGCGTACGGCTACAAGCTGGAGAACTCCGCTTCACGCGGTTTCGCCGCTCCGGCCGGTACGCCCACCGAGGTCGTCAACGTCCTGAGCAAGGCCATCCAGAAGGTCGCCAGCTCAGAAGCGCACAAGCAGGAAATGAAGAACTTGGGCCTCACCCTGCGGTACATGACTCCGGCGAAGTACCGCGCTTACTGGAGTACCTACGAAACGGATATTCAGGACCTGCTGCCCCTGTCGCGCCAGTGA
- a CDS encoding phosphoglycerate dehydrogenase, translating to MTQKVLVTSIFLHAGGEVDHLLRAEGFEPTYAPALTKRTEDELIGLLDGVSGAIIANEPFTDRVLAAAPDLKVISRTGVGFDSIDVAAATQRGVVVCNTPNVNRYAVAEWTLAMMLGCARHAVKNWTEMNAGGFKRFEGTELYGKTLGLAGLGGIGKEVARRAHAFGMTLLAVEEYQDQAFAAQYGVTYVDLETALEQSDFLSLHLPLNAQTRHLINAERLARMKPSACLINTARGGVVDTVALAQALREGTIAAAALDVFEEEPLPADSHLHALENLLMSPHVGGVTTEARQMSGVRAAENLILALKGQAPASPVNPEVIPTARYAVSAT from the coding sequence ATGACACAGAAAGTACTTGTCACGTCAATTTTCCTCCACGCTGGTGGGGAGGTCGATCACCTGCTCCGGGCGGAAGGCTTCGAGCCTACCTACGCCCCCGCGCTTACGAAGCGCACTGAAGATGAACTCATTGGCCTTCTCGACGGCGTGTCCGGGGCGATCATTGCCAACGAACCCTTCACGGACCGAGTCCTGGCAGCTGCTCCGGATCTGAAAGTCATCTCCCGCACCGGCGTGGGTTTCGACAGCATAGACGTGGCGGCGGCCACCCAGCGCGGCGTCGTGGTGTGCAACACGCCCAACGTCAACCGGTACGCGGTCGCGGAATGGACCCTGGCGATGATGCTCGGCTGCGCGCGCCACGCCGTGAAGAACTGGACGGAAATGAATGCCGGAGGGTTCAAACGGTTCGAGGGCACTGAACTGTACGGCAAGACCCTGGGCCTGGCCGGACTGGGCGGCATCGGCAAGGAGGTCGCCCGGCGGGCCCACGCGTTCGGGATGACGCTCCTGGCCGTCGAGGAGTACCAGGATCAGGCCTTCGCGGCGCAGTACGGCGTCACGTATGTCGACCTGGAGACCGCACTCGAGCAGAGCGATTTCCTGAGCCTGCACCTGCCCCTCAACGCCCAGACCCGTCATCTGATCAACGCGGAGCGCCTCGCGCGGATGAAGCCCAGCGCGTGCCTGATCAACACGGCACGTGGTGGCGTCGTGGACACGGTGGCCCTGGCGCAGGCCCTGCGTGAAGGCACCATCGCTGCTGCCGCCCTGGACGTGTTCGAGGAAGAACCCCTGCCCGCGGACAGCCACCTGCACGCCCTCGAGAACCTGCTGATGAGTCCCCACGTGGGCGGCGTCACGACTGAAGCCCGGCAGATGTCCGGCGTCCGCGCCGCGGAGAACCTCATCCTGGCGCTCAAAGGTCAGGCGCCTGCCTCGCCGGTCAACCCGGAAGTGATTCCCACGGCCCGGTACGCGGTCAGCGCCACCTGA
- a CDS encoding diguanylate cyclase, which produces MPDSPYFQNHVERTSPELVTRASGFAASILADVAGRRGTMHGRVRALAPSMRVAGPAITVEVRPGDNLMIHAAMAIAQPGDVLVIDGKGDQTCALMGEIMISQCMALGLAGVIIDAAVRDSAEIQALGFPVFSVGTNPNGPTKFVPGRVNHTISAGGVTVRPGDLVVADADGVFVAEREQVEALLPLAQKKVDSESARLQDIRSGRNLTPGWLAAALAAAGVLEETATA; this is translated from the coding sequence ATTCCTGATTCCCCCTACTTCCAGAACCACGTCGAGCGAACTTCACCTGAACTCGTCACGCGCGCCTCGGGCTTCGCGGCTTCCATCCTGGCGGACGTTGCCGGTCGCCGCGGAACCATGCATGGCCGCGTTCGCGCGCTGGCGCCATCCATGCGTGTGGCGGGGCCAGCCATCACCGTCGAGGTGCGTCCGGGGGACAACCTGATGATCCACGCGGCCATGGCCATCGCTCAGCCCGGGGATGTGCTGGTCATTGACGGGAAAGGGGACCAGACCTGCGCGCTCATGGGCGAGATCATGATCAGCCAGTGCATGGCCCTCGGCTTGGCCGGGGTCATCATCGACGCCGCGGTGCGCGACTCGGCAGAAATTCAGGCCCTGGGGTTCCCAGTCTTCTCGGTCGGGACCAACCCGAACGGGCCCACCAAGTTCGTCCCGGGCCGGGTCAATCACACCATCAGCGCAGGCGGCGTCACGGTCCGGCCGGGCGATCTGGTGGTGGCGGACGCGGACGGGGTCTTTGTGGCCGAGCGTGAGCAGGTGGAGGCGCTGCTGCCGCTGGCGCAGAAGAAAGTCGATTCGGAGTCCGCGCGGTTGCAGGACATCCGCAGCGGCCGCAACCTGACCCCAGGCTGGCTGGCTGCGGCACTCGCGGCGGCCGGCGTGCTGGAGGAAACCGCGACAGCGTAG
- a CDS encoding hotdog fold thioesterase produces the protein MTLSLAEFTEQARGALPDHLGIEFLEASGERVVARMPVERRVHQPFGVLHGGASVALAETVASLGAHLSVAERGMTAVGMEINANHLRAVRSGVVTATATPVHQGRTTQVWQIEIVDEQDRGVCVSRCTLAVIPVPPQGS, from the coding sequence ATGACCCTGTCTCTTGCTGAGTTCACTGAACAGGCCCGCGGCGCCTTGCCAGATCATCTGGGCATTGAGTTTCTGGAAGCGAGCGGCGAGCGGGTGGTCGCGCGCATGCCCGTCGAGCGGCGGGTGCATCAACCGTTCGGGGTGCTGCACGGCGGCGCGAGTGTGGCGCTGGCCGAAACTGTCGCCAGTCTGGGAGCGCACCTGAGTGTCGCGGAGCGCGGCATGACGGCCGTGGGAATGGAGATCAATGCCAACCACCTGCGCGCCGTCCGCAGCGGCGTCGTGACGGCCACCGCGACGCCCGTGCATCAGGGACGCACGACCCAGGTGTGGCAGATCGAGATTGTCGATGAGCAGGACCGGGGCGTATGCGTGTCACGGTGCACCCTGGCAGTCATTCCAGTTCCTCCCCAGGGGTCGTAA
- a CDS encoding PaaI family thioesterase — protein MTHPTTPDPVSPPTPLHNGPLQGDRVRTYTWEDPLVGAEAARHISGLDYLRAMVRGEFPGPPIAASLDFSLALEDDIEDGRVTFRMTPQEFHYNPIGSVHGGVYATLLDSALGCAIHTRLPAGVGYTTLELKVNYLRPLLVGMGEVRAVGEVLSVSRQVATAHAKLLDANDRLCAHATTTCLILRPQRSAP, from the coding sequence ATGACCCACCCCACCACACCAGACCCCGTCTCACCCCCTACTCCGCTCCACAACGGGCCTCTCCAGGGGGACCGCGTTCGCACGTACACCTGGGAAGATCCACTGGTCGGTGCCGAAGCCGCGCGGCATATCAGCGGACTGGATTACCTGCGGGCGATGGTGCGCGGTGAGTTCCCAGGCCCACCCATTGCGGCGAGCCTCGACTTCTCGCTGGCGCTTGAGGACGACATCGAGGACGGCCGGGTGACGTTCCGGATGACCCCGCAGGAATTTCACTACAACCCGATCGGCAGCGTTCATGGCGGCGTGTATGCGACGCTGCTGGATTCCGCGCTCGGGTGTGCGATCCACACCCGGCTGCCGGCGGGCGTGGGTTACACCACCCTTGAGCTCAAGGTGAACTACCTGCGGCCCCTGCTCGTGGGTATGGGGGAGGTGCGCGCGGTGGGCGAGGTGCTGAGTGTGTCGCGCCAGGTGGCCACGGCACACGCGAAACTCCTGGACGCAAACGACAGGTTGTGTGCTCATGCCACCACCACCTGCCTGATCCTGCGTCCGCAGAGGAGCGCCCCATGA
- a CDS encoding TetR/AcrR family transcriptional regulator, translating into MARYRSDHAQETREKILNAATLAFKADGLNTVGIGRLMGKAGLTHGGFYAHFPSKDALVQETLARSLQKTARNLLQAATDTPPYGLGGVIRSYVSRQHRDRPAAEGSCVLPALAAEVARQSPDVRQAVTETIAVLIDELSALSQAGDPAAQRAEVLPILSGMVGAILLSRAVSDPDLSDAILKTTRDHLMGQLLPGNAHDRG; encoded by the coding sequence ATGGCCCGCTACCGCAGTGACCATGCCCAGGAGACACGCGAGAAAATCCTGAATGCGGCGACCCTGGCCTTTAAGGCGGACGGGCTCAACACCGTCGGCATCGGGCGGCTGATGGGAAAAGCGGGACTGACGCACGGCGGGTTCTATGCCCACTTCCCCAGCAAGGACGCTCTGGTCCAGGAAACGCTCGCGCGGAGCCTTCAGAAGACTGCCCGCAACCTCCTGCAAGCCGCCACCGACACTCCCCCTTACGGCCTCGGCGGCGTCATCCGCAGTTATGTCAGCCGCCAGCACCGCGACCGGCCCGCCGCAGAAGGCAGCTGTGTCCTGCCGGCCCTGGCGGCTGAGGTCGCCCGGCAGTCGCCTGACGTCCGGCAGGCGGTCACCGAGACCATTGCAGTCCTGATCGACGAACTGAGCGCACTCTCACAAGCGGGCGACCCCGCAGCCCAGCGGGCGGAGGTGCTTCCCATTCTTTCCGGCATGGTGGGCGCCATTCTGCTGTCCCGCGCGGTATCCGACCCGGACCTCAGTGACGCCATCCTCAAAACCACCCGCGACCACCTGATGGGTCAACTCCTGCCCGGGAACGCCCATGACCGCGGGTAA
- a CDS encoding MFS transporter, producing the protein MTAGNRLIQRSTLIASSLAVVVVMLNVAAVNPALPSLQQAFQTSTTDLQWVVNVYNIVFAALLLVGGLLGARLGFRRVLLGGLALGAFGAVLTALAPSYAVVLLGRGITGVGASLVQPATLVLLTLAFSDPAARARAIGLWAGVSGLGIAVGPVLGGVLVDAFGWTAVFWTLVLAGAVTWAASLWGTRESPRFAARRVDLPGLLLVVLTLGSLIYGLTQGNGLGWGSPLVLGCLLGAGVLFALFLWVEGREQHPLVDLGLFRNLTFTASNLGGLLIFFGPFSLLVFFTLLLQGVMRYSATRAGLIIVFFPLGAALGSVLGGHLTARRGTRLTATLGLGLIGLATLVLVRVSLRTTGWDLWWNFAVMGLGVGLSLGALTTAAMASAPRDQMSQASSLLSALRQVGAALGIALLGAVIALHPGEDEAAFLGGLRDALWLAGGVLLLSAPAVWWAMGRPEGEGRPAGGTLTAPVQDAASQEG; encoded by the coding sequence ATGACCGCGGGTAACCGCCTCATCCAGCGCTCCACCCTGATCGCCTCCAGCCTGGCGGTGGTGGTGGTCATGCTCAACGTCGCTGCCGTGAACCCAGCACTCCCGAGCCTCCAGCAGGCCTTTCAGACGAGTACGACAGACCTCCAGTGGGTGGTCAACGTGTACAACATTGTCTTTGCCGCGCTGCTGCTCGTGGGCGGGCTGCTCGGGGCCAGGCTGGGATTTCGCCGCGTCCTGCTGGGGGGGCTGGCTCTTGGGGCGTTCGGCGCGGTCCTGACCGCCCTGGCGCCCTCGTATGCCGTGGTGCTGCTGGGGCGGGGAATCACTGGCGTGGGCGCCTCCCTGGTGCAACCTGCCACTCTGGTTCTCCTCACTCTCGCCTTCAGCGATCCTGCGGCCCGCGCCCGGGCGATCGGGCTGTGGGCCGGCGTATCCGGACTGGGCATCGCCGTGGGACCCGTCCTGGGGGGTGTGCTGGTGGACGCCTTCGGCTGGACGGCGGTGTTCTGGACTCTCGTCCTGGCAGGCGCAGTCACCTGGGCCGCTTCGCTGTGGGGAACCCGGGAGTCCCCGCGCTTCGCGGCGCGTCGCGTCGACCTGCCCGGCCTCCTCCTGGTTGTCCTGACGCTGGGCAGCCTGATCTACGGACTCACGCAGGGCAATGGGTTGGGCTGGGGTTCACCCCTGGTCCTGGGGTGCCTGCTGGGCGCCGGGGTCTTGTTCGCGCTTTTTCTGTGGGTGGAGGGGCGCGAACAACACCCCCTGGTCGACCTGGGCCTCTTTCGCAACCTGACCTTTACTGCGTCGAATCTGGGCGGCCTGCTGATCTTTTTCGGGCCCTTCAGCCTCCTGGTTTTCTTCACGCTGCTGCTCCAGGGTGTCATGCGGTACTCGGCCACCCGCGCCGGGCTAATCATTGTCTTTTTCCCGCTCGGCGCCGCCCTGGGTTCCGTGTTGGGGGGGCACCTGACCGCCCGTCGCGGCACCCGGCTCACCGCCACGCTCGGCCTGGGTCTGATCGGGCTGGCCACGCTGGTCCTGGTGCGCGTGTCCTTGAGGACGACGGGGTGGGACTTGTGGTGGAACTTCGCCGTGATGGGGCTGGGGGTGGGCCTGTCCCTGGGGGCCCTCACGACAGCGGCGATGGCGAGCGCGCCGCGCGATCAGATGAGCCAGGCCTCCAGCCTCCTGAGCGCGCTGCGTCAGGTGGGTGCCGCCCTGGGGATCGCCCTGCTGGGGGCGGTCATTGCCCTTCACCCTGGTGAGGACGAAGCCGCTTTCCTGGGCGGCCTGCGCGACGCCCTGTGGTTGGCTGGAGGCGTACTGCTGCTGAGTGCTCCGGCAGTCTGGTGGGCGATGGGCCGGCCGGAGGGGGAAGGGCGGCCTGCCGGGGGCACCCTGACAGCTCCGGTCCAGGATGCGGCGTCGCAGGAAGGCTGA
- the rhaS gene encoding rhamnose ABC transporter substrate-binding protein encodes MKHRTVLLAALTLTLGAAAVATAQGTLKKGITIAFLPKQVNNPYFTTAWKGGQAAIKEIAGVGKQVGPSDAGASSQVSYINTLLAQRQNAIVVSASDTNALVPYLKRAMQQGVKVVTYDSDVAVGGRHVFVSQASADTIARDQVKILAKQIGSKGEIAILSATPNATNQNAWIKVMQEELQKPQYKDMKLVKIAYGNDDDQKSFTEMQGMMQAYPNLKGVISPTTVGISAAARYLSGSPYKGKVALTGLGTPNQMRAFVKNGTVQGFALWNPEELGYLASYAAAALVSGQITGKEGEKFSAGKLGQRTIGKDGVVILGPLTVFDKANIDKFNF; translated from the coding sequence ATGAAACACCGCACTGTTCTGCTCGCCGCCCTGACCCTCACGCTCGGAGCCGCCGCCGTCGCGACCGCTCAGGGCACCCTCAAGAAAGGCATTACCATCGCCTTCCTGCCCAAACAGGTCAACAACCCGTACTTCACCACCGCCTGGAAAGGTGGCCAGGCTGCCATCAAGGAAATCGCCGGCGTCGGCAAGCAGGTCGGGCCGTCCGATGCGGGCGCGTCAAGCCAGGTCAGCTACATCAATACCCTGCTTGCCCAGCGGCAGAACGCCATCGTGGTGTCCGCCAGCGACACCAACGCCCTGGTGCCGTACCTCAAGCGCGCCATGCAGCAGGGAGTCAAAGTCGTTACGTACGACAGTGACGTCGCGGTTGGTGGCCGGCACGTGTTCGTCAGTCAGGCCAGCGCGGACACCATCGCCCGCGATCAGGTGAAGATCCTCGCTAAGCAGATCGGCAGCAAAGGTGAAATTGCCATCCTGTCGGCCACTCCGAACGCCACTAACCAGAACGCCTGGATCAAGGTCATGCAGGAAGAACTGCAAAAGCCTCAGTACAAGGACATGAAACTGGTCAAGATCGCGTACGGCAACGACGATGACCAGAAGTCCTTCACTGAAATGCAGGGCATGATGCAGGCCTACCCGAACCTCAAGGGCGTCATCTCCCCCACCACGGTCGGCATCAGCGCCGCCGCCCGCTACCTTTCCGGCAGCCCGTACAAAGGCAAAGTTGCCCTGACTGGTCTGGGCACCCCGAACCAGATGCGTGCCTTCGTGAAGAACGGAACTGTACAGGGCTTTGCCCTGTGGAACCCGGAAGAACTCGGGTACCTGGCCTCCTACGCCGCAGCTGCGCTCGTCAGCGGCCAGATCACGGGTAAGGAAGGCGAGAAGTTCAGCGCCGGGAAACTTGGGCAGCGCACCATCGGCAAAGATGGTGTGGTCATCCTCGGGCCCCTCACCGTGTTCGACAAAGCCAACATCGACAAGTTCAACTTCTGA